A window of Streptomyces sp. SAI-127 contains these coding sequences:
- a CDS encoding ABC transporter ATP-binding protein, whose protein sequence is MLLSLEDATVRFGGRAVLDEVGLDVAEHEIVCVLGPSGSGKSTLLRAVAGLQPLDRGRVLLDGRDQGGVPAHKRGVGLMFQDHQLFPQRDVGANVAFGLRMHGAARAQQDERVRELLDLVGLPGAARRAVGALSGGEQQRVALARALAPRPRLLMLDEPLGQLDRSLRERLVVELRELFGRLGTTVLAVTHDQGEAFALADRVVVMRDGRIAQSGTPLEVWQRPADEFVARFLGFENVVEGTVAGEFADTVWGKVPVPSGAAQGVRSVLVRPAGVRLMAADEGLRCTVAARTFKGTHVAVHLHPGEGGPRLEAACALREAPEVGDTVGVEFDPAEILVLD, encoded by the coding sequence ATGCTGCTGAGCCTTGAGGACGCGACGGTACGGTTCGGCGGGCGGGCCGTGCTCGACGAGGTCGGTCTCGATGTCGCCGAGCACGAGATCGTGTGTGTGCTCGGGCCCAGCGGCAGCGGCAAGTCGACACTGCTGCGGGCGGTGGCCGGCCTTCAACCGCTCGACCGGGGCCGGGTCCTGCTCGACGGGCGTGACCAGGGCGGGGTGCCCGCGCACAAGCGCGGGGTCGGTCTGATGTTCCAGGACCATCAGCTCTTCCCGCAGCGGGACGTGGGCGCGAATGTGGCCTTCGGATTGCGGATGCACGGAGCCGCGAGGGCACAACAGGACGAGCGGGTGCGGGAGTTGCTCGACCTCGTCGGGCTTCCGGGTGCCGCCCGCCGGGCTGTCGGCGCGCTCTCCGGAGGTGAGCAGCAGCGGGTCGCGCTGGCCCGCGCGCTCGCGCCCCGGCCCCGGCTGCTGATGCTCGACGAGCCGCTCGGACAGCTGGACCGCTCGCTGCGGGAGCGGCTGGTCGTCGAACTGCGGGAGCTGTTCGGGCGGTTGGGCACCACGGTGCTCGCGGTCACCCACGACCAGGGCGAGGCCTTCGCGCTGGCCGACCGGGTCGTGGTGATGCGGGACGGGCGGATCGCCCAGTCCGGTACGCCTCTTGAGGTGTGGCAGCGGCCGGCGGACGAGTTCGTGGCCCGCTTCCTCGGCTTTGAGAACGTCGTCGAGGGCACGGTGGCGGGGGAGTTCGCGGACACGGTGTGGGGGAAGGTTCCGGTGCCTTCGGGAGCCGCCCAGGGGGTCAGGAGCGTGCTGGTGCGACCGGCGGGAGTGCGGCTCATGGCGGCCGACGAGGGCCTGCGCTGCACGGTGGCCGCGCGGACCTTCAAGGGCACCCACGTGGCCGTACATCTGCACCCTGGGGAGGGCGGGCCGCGGTTGGAGGCCGCGTGCGCGCTTCGTGAGGCGCCGGAGGTCGGGGACACGGTCGGGGTGGAGTTCGACCCGGCCGAAATCCTCGTGCTGGACTGA
- a CDS encoding iron ABC transporter permease, translated as MAVPVAFFAVFFAYPVSAIVARGLETDGTWQFGRIIDVLTQPDIRHVLWFTTWQALASTALTLLVALPGAYVFARFDFPGKQILRAVVTVPFVLPTVVVGTAFLALVGRGGLLDELWGVRLDTTVWAILLAHVFFNYAVVVRTVGGLWAQLDPRQEEAARMLGASRLRAWRTVTLPALAPAVAAAALMVFLFTFTSFGVVQILGGPTFSTLEVEIYRQTSEIFDLSTAAVLTLIQFVAVGAVLALHAWTVRRRETALRLVDESVTARRPRGAGEWGLLAGVVGSVAVLLVLPLAVLVQRSLDAPDFGYYRALTHSDGGVFLVAPIEAVGNSLEYALAATAIAVVIGGLAAAALTRRDAGRFVRGFDALLMLPLGVSAVTVGFGFLISLDEPPLDLRQSWILVPLAQALVGVPFVVRTMLPVLRAVDHRLREAAAVLGASPWRVWREVDLPMVRRALLIAAGFAFAVSLGEFGATVFIARPDNPTLPVAVARLLGRAGDLNYGQAMALSTILMVVCAVALLVLERLRTDRTGEF; from the coding sequence ATGGCCGTGCCCGTCGCGTTCTTCGCCGTCTTCTTCGCCTATCCCGTGTCGGCGATCGTTGCGCGCGGACTCGAGACCGACGGGACCTGGCAGTTCGGCAGGATCATCGACGTCCTCACCCAGCCGGACATCCGGCACGTCCTGTGGTTCACCACCTGGCAGGCGCTCGCCTCCACGGCGCTCACGCTCCTGGTCGCGCTCCCCGGCGCGTATGTCTTCGCGCGCTTCGACTTCCCCGGCAAACAGATCCTGCGGGCCGTGGTCACCGTCCCCTTCGTGCTGCCGACCGTCGTCGTCGGTACGGCCTTCCTGGCGCTCGTCGGCCGTGGTGGGTTGCTGGACGAGTTGTGGGGCGTACGGCTGGACACCACGGTGTGGGCGATCCTGCTCGCGCACGTCTTCTTCAACTACGCGGTCGTCGTACGGACGGTCGGCGGACTGTGGGCCCAGCTGGATCCGCGTCAGGAGGAGGCCGCGCGGATGCTCGGCGCGTCCCGGCTCAGGGCCTGGCGGACGGTCACGCTCCCCGCGCTCGCGCCCGCAGTGGCCGCCGCCGCCCTCATGGTCTTCCTCTTCACCTTCACCTCCTTCGGCGTAGTGCAGATCCTCGGCGGGCCGACCTTCTCGACACTCGAAGTGGAGATCTACCGGCAGACCTCCGAGATCTTCGACCTGTCCACGGCCGCCGTGCTGACGCTGATCCAGTTCGTCGCGGTGGGCGCTGTTCTCGCCCTGCACGCGTGGACCGTACGGCGCCGGGAGACCGCGCTGCGGCTCGTGGACGAGTCCGTCACCGCCCGGCGGCCGCGAGGGGCGGGGGAGTGGGGGCTGCTGGCCGGGGTCGTGGGCAGCGTCGCCGTACTCCTGGTGCTGCCGCTCGCGGTGCTGGTGCAACGGTCGCTCGACGCTCCCGACTTCGGCTACTACCGGGCGCTGACCCACAGCGACGGCGGGGTCTTCCTCGTCGCGCCGATCGAGGCGGTCGGGAACTCACTGGAGTACGCCCTCGCCGCCACCGCCATCGCGGTGGTGATCGGGGGCCTCGCGGCGGCCGCGCTGACGCGGCGGGACGCGGGCCGGTTCGTACGGGGCTTCGACGCGCTGCTGATGCTGCCGCTCGGGGTGTCCGCGGTGACCGTCGGCTTCGGGTTCCTGATCTCGCTCGACGAGCCGCCGCTGGACCTCAGGCAGTCCTGGATCCTGGTGCCGCTCGCGCAGGCGCTGGTCGGGGTGCCCTTCGTCGTGCGGACCATGCTGCCGGTGCTGCGGGCCGTGGACCACCGGCTGCGGGAGGCCGCGGCCGTGCTCGGGGCCTCGCCGTGGCGGGTGTGGCGGGAGGTCGATCTGCCCATGGTGCGGCGGGCGTTGCTGATCGCGGCGGGCTTCGCGTTCGCCGTGTCGCTGGGGGAGTTCGGGGCGACGGTGTTCATCGCACGGCCCGACAACCCGACGCTGCCGGTCGCCGTGGCACGGCTGCTCGGGCGGGCCGGTGATCTCAACTACGGCCAGGCGATGGCCCTTTCGACGATCCTGATGGTGGTGTGCGCGGTGGCGTTGCTGGTCCTTGAGCGGCTGCGGACCGACCGGACCGGGGAGTTCTGA
- a CDS encoding thiamine ABC transporter substrate-binding protein — protein MNNKKFLAAVVGLGLVTLSACGSSSDDSESSGSKTVTLVSHDSWAVSKNVLADFEKKSGYQVKVLEDGDAGQAVNKAILTKDNPQGDVFFGVDNTLLSRALDNGLFQSYEAKGADRIKAGYRVDGDKVTPIDTGDICVNYDKAYFTEHKLQPPTSYDDLIKPAYKNLLVTENASTSSPGLGFLLGSAAKYGDDGWQGYWKKLKANGVKVVDGWEQAYNEEFSGSAGGKKAKADRPLVVSYASSPPAEVIYADPKPTTAPTGVAQGTCFRQIEYAGLLSNAANAKGGKALLDFLLTKEFQQDMPLNMFVYPVVDGAQVPAEFTQYGPQAKDPETMDPAKIADNRDDWVKSWTSLVLK, from the coding sequence GTGAACAACAAGAAGTTCCTTGCTGCCGTCGTCGGCCTCGGCCTCGTCACGCTGTCCGCGTGCGGGTCGTCGTCCGACGACTCCGAAAGCTCCGGCTCCAAGACCGTCACCCTCGTCAGCCACGACTCGTGGGCCGTCTCCAAGAACGTCCTCGCCGACTTCGAGAAGAAGTCCGGCTACCAGGTCAAGGTCCTGGAGGACGGCGACGCCGGGCAGGCCGTCAACAAGGCCATTCTCACCAAGGACAACCCGCAGGGCGACGTCTTCTTCGGCGTCGACAACACCTTGCTGTCCCGCGCGCTCGACAACGGGCTCTTCCAGTCGTACGAGGCCAAGGGCGCCGATCGGATCAAGGCCGGGTACCGGGTCGACGGGGACAAGGTCACGCCCATCGACACCGGCGACATCTGCGTCAACTACGACAAGGCCTACTTCACCGAGCACAAGCTCCAGCCGCCGACGTCGTACGACGATCTGATCAAGCCCGCCTACAAGAACCTCCTCGTCACCGAGAACGCCTCCACCTCCTCGCCGGGCCTCGGCTTCCTCCTCGGGAGCGCGGCGAAGTACGGCGACGACGGATGGCAGGGCTACTGGAAGAAGCTCAAGGCCAACGGCGTCAAGGTCGTCGACGGCTGGGAGCAGGCCTACAACGAGGAGTTCTCCGGTTCCGCCGGGGGCAAGAAGGCGAAGGCCGACCGGCCGCTCGTCGTGTCGTACGCCTCCTCGCCGCCCGCCGAGGTGATCTACGCCGACCCGAAGCCGACGACCGCCCCGACCGGCGTGGCGCAGGGCACCTGCTTCCGGCAGATCGAGTACGCCGGACTGCTGAGCAACGCCGCGAACGCCAAGGGCGGCAAGGCGTTGCTGGACTTCCTGCTCACCAAGGAGTTCCAGCAGGACATGCCGCTCAACATGTTCGTCTACCCGGTCGTGGACGGCGCCCAGGTGCCGGCCGAGTTCACGCAGTACGGTCCGCAGGCCAAGGACCCCGAGACCATGGACCCGGCGAAGATCGCCGACAACCGTGACGACTGGGTCAAGTCGTGGACCTCGCTCGTACTGAAGTAA
- the rlmN gene encoding 23S rRNA (adenine(2503)-C(2))-methyltransferase RlmN, whose translation MPAPGELTFVAPRGAKKPPRHLADLTPAERKEVVAGIGEKPFRAKQLSQHYFARYAHDPAEWTDIPAGARGKLQEALLPELMTVVRHLSTDQGTTRKTLWRLFDGTLVESVLMRYPDRVTMCISSQAGCGMNCPFCATGQAGLDRNLSTAEIVHQIVDGMRALRDGEVPGGPARLSNIVFMGMGEPLANYKRVVGSIRALTDPAPDGLGLSQRGITVSTVGLVPAIHRFSEEGFKCRLAISLHAPDDELRDTLVPVNTRWKVREVLDAGFEYVEKSGRRLSIEYALIRDINDQAWRGDRLGRLLKGKPVHVNLIPLNPTPGSKWTASRPEDEKAFVEAIAAHGVPVTVRDTRGQEIDGACGQLAATER comes from the coding sequence ATGCCTGCACCCGGAGAACTCACTTTCGTCGCCCCCCGCGGAGCCAAGAAGCCGCCGCGGCACCTTGCCGATCTCACGCCCGCCGAGCGCAAGGAGGTCGTGGCGGGGATCGGGGAGAAGCCGTTTCGTGCCAAGCAGCTCTCGCAGCACTACTTCGCGCGGTACGCGCACGACCCGGCGGAGTGGACCGACATCCCGGCCGGCGCGCGCGGCAAGCTCCAGGAGGCGTTGCTTCCCGAGCTCATGACCGTCGTACGGCATCTGTCGACCGACCAGGGGACCACGCGCAAGACGCTGTGGCGGCTGTTCGACGGGACGCTCGTGGAGTCGGTGCTGATGCGGTACCCGGACCGGGTGACCATGTGCATCAGCTCGCAGGCGGGCTGTGGCATGAACTGCCCCTTCTGTGCCACCGGGCAGGCGGGACTGGACCGCAATCTGTCCACCGCCGAGATCGTGCACCAGATCGTGGACGGGATGCGGGCGCTCCGGGACGGAGAGGTGCCCGGCGGGCCCGCGCGGCTCTCCAACATCGTCTTCATGGGGATGGGCGAACCGCTCGCCAACTACAAGCGGGTCGTCGGGTCCATTCGTGCGCTCACCGACCCCGCGCCCGACGGGCTCGGGCTCTCCCAGCGCGGCATCACCGTGTCGACCGTGGGGCTCGTGCCCGCCATTCACCGGTTCTCCGAAGAAGGCTTCAAGTGCCGGCTCGCGATCTCCCTGCACGCGCCCGACGACGAGCTGCGTGACACCCTCGTCCCCGTGAACACGCGGTGGAAGGTTCGCGAGGTGCTCGACGCCGGGTTCGAGTACGTCGAGAAGAGCGGGCGTCGGCTGTCCATCGAGTACGCGCTCATCCGGGACATCAACGACCAGGCGTGGCGGGGCGACCGGCTCGGCCGCCTGCTCAAGGGCAAGCCGGTGCACGTCAACCTCATCCCGCTGAACCCGACTCCCGGGTCCAAGTGGACCGCCTCCCGGCCCGAGGACGAGAAGGCCTTCGTCGAGGCCATCGCCGCCCATGGTGTGCCGGTGACGGTCCGGGACACCCGTGGACAGGAGATCGACGGGGCCTGTGGTCAGCTCGCGGCCACCGAGCGGTAG
- a CDS encoding phosphatidate cytidylyltransferase, producing MNDSSWGTPPHAGHWGPSDQGPVQGAAPAGPAYDAHDAQHTRPMPIVPDGPAVPPYGGDQDDDRGAARLSGPLFRDEQFRDEAFRDERFRDETTSAQPYAAAPQKQNPEPMPDSSQPAPAPQKKSAGRDLGAAIGVGVGLGAVIIASLFFVKAAFVGVIAVAVVVGLWELTSRLQERKGIKAPLVPLALGGAAMVVTGYVRGAEGAWVAMALTALAVLVWRMTEPPEGYLKDVTAGVFAAFYVPFLATFVAMMLTAEDGAARVLMFLLLTVVSDTGAYAVGWRFGTHKLAPRISPGKTREGLVGAVLFAMVAGALCMQFLIDDGTWWQGLLIGLAVAASATLGDLGESMIKRDLGIKDMGTLLPGHGGIMDRLDSLLPTAPVVWLLLVLFVGSG from the coding sequence ATGAACGACTCTTCCTGGGGGACGCCGCCACACGCCGGGCACTGGGGGCCGTCCGACCAGGGGCCTGTCCAGGGGGCTGCCCCGGCGGGTCCCGCGTACGATGCGCATGACGCGCAGCACACTCGGCCCATGCCCATCGTGCCCGACGGACCCGCTGTACCTCCGTACGGCGGCGACCAGGATGACGACCGGGGGGCCGCTCGGCTGAGCGGTCCCTTGTTCCGGGACGAGCAGTTCCGGGACGAGGCGTTCCGGGACGAGAGGTTCCGCGACGAGACGACGTCGGCGCAGCCCTACGCGGCGGCGCCGCAGAAGCAGAATCCGGAGCCCATGCCCGACTCCTCGCAGCCGGCGCCCGCGCCGCAGAAGAAGAGCGCGGGGCGGGATCTGGGTGCCGCCATAGGCGTCGGGGTCGGACTCGGTGCGGTGATCATCGCGTCGCTGTTCTTCGTCAAGGCCGCGTTCGTCGGCGTGATAGCGGTCGCCGTCGTCGTGGGTCTGTGGGAGCTGACCAGCAGGCTTCAGGAGCGCAAGGGCATCAAGGCGCCGCTCGTGCCGCTGGCGCTCGGCGGGGCCGCGATGGTCGTCACGGGGTACGTCAGGGGCGCCGAGGGGGCCTGGGTCGCCATGGCGCTCACGGCACTCGCCGTCCTCGTCTGGCGGATGACGGAACCGCCGGAGGGCTACCTCAAGGACGTCACGGCGGGCGTCTTCGCGGCGTTCTACGTTCCGTTCCTGGCCACGTTCGTCGCGATGATGCTGACAGCCGAGGACGGGGCGGCCCGGGTACTGATGTTCCTGCTCCTGACCGTCGTCAGCGACACGGGCGCGTACGCCGTCGGCTGGCGCTTCGGCACGCACAAGCTCGCGCCGCGCATCAGCCCCGGCAAGACCCGTGAGGGTCTGGTCGGAGCGGTGCTGTTCGCGATGGTGGCGGGCGCGCTGTGCATGCAGTTCCTGATCGACGACGGCACCTGGTGGCAGGGCCTGCTCATCGGCCTCGCGGTCGCGGCCAGCGCGACGCTGGGTGACCTCGGTGAGTCGATGATCAAGCGGGACCTCGGCATCAAGGACATGGGCACTCTGCTGCCGGGCCACGGCGGCATCATGGACCGCCTGGACTCCCTCCTGCCGACGGCTCCGGTGGTGTGGCTGCTGCTGGTCCTGTTCGTGGGCTCCGGCTGA
- the frr gene encoding ribosome recycling factor gives MIEETLLEAEEKMEKAVVVAKEDFAAIRTGRAHPAMFNKIVADYYGAPTPINQLASFSVPEPRMAVVTPFDKTALRNIEQAIRDSDLGVNPSNDGNIIRVVFPELTEERRRDYIKVAKAKAEDSRVSIRSVRRKAKDAIDKLVKDGEVGEDEGRRAEKELDDATHKYVAQVDELLKHKEAELLEV, from the coding sequence GTGATCGAAGAGACCCTCCTCGAGGCCGAGGAGAAGATGGAGAAGGCCGTCGTGGTCGCCAAGGAGGACTTCGCCGCGATCCGCACCGGGCGTGCGCACCCGGCGATGTTCAACAAGATCGTGGCCGACTACTACGGCGCGCCGACGCCGATCAACCAGCTGGCTTCGTTCTCCGTGCCGGAGCCGCGCATGGCCGTGGTGACCCCGTTCGACAAGACCGCCCTGCGCAACATCGAACAGGCGATCCGCGATTCCGACCTGGGCGTCAACCCGAGCAACGACGGCAACATCATCCGGGTGGTGTTCCCCGAGCTCACCGAGGAGCGCCGCCGCGACTACATCAAGGTCGCCAAGGCCAAGGCCGAGGACTCGCGCGTGTCCATTCGCTCGGTCCGCCGCAAGGCCAAGGACGCGATCGACAAGCTCGTCAAGGACGGCGAGGTCGGCGAGGACGAGGGCCGCCGTGCGGAGAAGGAGCTCGACGACGCGACGCACAAGTACGTCGCCCAGGTGGACGAGCTCCTCAAGCACAAGGAAGCAGAGCTTCTCGAGGTCTGA
- the pyrH gene encoding UMP kinase, translated as MTTKAQKSDDGKVRGRFLLKLSGEAFAGGGGLGVDPDVVHKIAREIAAVVRDGAEIAVVIGGGNFFRGAELQQRGMDRARSDYMGMLGTVMNCLALQDFLEKEGIDSRVQTAITMGQVAEPYIPLRAVRHLEKGRVVIFGAGMGMPYFSTDTTAAQRALEIDAEALLMGKNGVDGVYDSDPKTNPDAVKFDALGYGEVITRDLKVADATAVTLCRDNKLPILVFELLAEGNIARAVKGEKIGTLVGDQDSRD; from the coding sequence ATGACCACCAAGGCCCAGAAGAGCGACGACGGCAAAGTGCGCGGCCGGTTTCTGCTGAAGCTGTCCGGAGAGGCGTTCGCCGGTGGCGGGGGCCTGGGTGTGGACCCCGACGTGGTGCACAAGATCGCCCGTGAGATCGCCGCCGTCGTCCGGGACGGTGCCGAGATCGCCGTCGTCATCGGTGGCGGCAACTTCTTCCGCGGTGCCGAACTCCAGCAGCGCGGCATGGACCGCGCCCGCTCGGACTACATGGGCATGCTCGGCACCGTGATGAACTGCCTCGCCCTCCAGGACTTCCTGGAGAAGGAGGGCATCGACAGCCGGGTGCAGACCGCCATCACCATGGGCCAGGTCGCCGAGCCGTACATCCCGCTGCGTGCCGTGCGCCACCTGGAGAAGGGCCGCGTGGTCATCTTCGGCGCCGGTATGGGCATGCCGTACTTCTCCACCGACACCACCGCCGCGCAGCGCGCCCTGGAGATCGACGCCGAGGCGCTGCTCATGGGCAAGAACGGCGTGGACGGGGTCTACGACTCCGACCCGAAGACCAACCCCGACGCGGTCAAGTTCGACGCCCTCGGATACGGCGAGGTCATCACCCGTGACCTGAAGGTCGCCGATGCCACCGCCGTCACGCTGTGCCGCGACAACAAGCTTCCGATCCTGGTGTTCGAGCTCCTGGCGGAGGGCAATATCGCCCGCGCTGTCAAGGGTGAGAAGATCGGCACGCTTGTGGGTGACCAGGACAGCCGGGACTGA